The Stomoxys calcitrans chromosome 3, idStoCalc2.1, whole genome shotgun sequence genome includes a region encoding these proteins:
- the LOC106080887 gene encoding probable DNA-directed RNA polymerases I and III subunit RPAC2 encodes MGALAEVAGDENNGEGSRTFVFQDEGHTLGNALKTIISRYPDVDFCGYTIPHPTENKLHFRIQSSQGRAIDILKRGLEDLEKLCDHTIYTFENEIKQFKVPAT; translated from the exons ATGGGTGCTTTGGCTGAG GTTGCTGGAGATGAAAACAATGGCGAAGGATCTCGTACTTTCGTTTTCCAAGATGAGGGACACACTTTGGGAAATGCATTGAAGACAATAATCAGTCGTTACCCTGATGTTGATTTTTGCGGTTACACCATACCTCATCCCACAGAAAACAAACTACATTTTCGCATACAGTCTTCGCAGGGCCGTGCAATAGATATACTAAAGCGTGGACTCGAAGACTTGGAAAAGTTATGTGATCATACCATTTATACATTTGAAAACGAAATAAAACAATTCAAAGTTCCAGCAACATAA
- the LOC106080886 gene encoding dynactin subunit 6 yields the protein MPPADNNDIKIMNRSIVCEDSTLRGDITISQGCVIHPSASILAEAGPIILGENCIVEEYATIAYRLTDEQKRLKEAGNLEPLPPLVIGSNNVFEVGCVVEAQKIGDKNVFECKSYVGPEITVGNGCIVGAAVRLKCKQQLAESTVIYGRDCSQREAIDKYAYQTLQIDFLRKVLPNYHHLRKPNQDTKKARSVV from the exons atgccTCCAGCGGATAATAATGA CATTAAAATCATGAACCGATCCATTGTTTGTGAAGACAGTACGCTACGTGGTGACATCACCATATCGCAAGGATGTGTCATACACCCAAGTGCGTCCATTCTGGCCGAGGCAGGTCCTATAATATTGGGAGAAAATTGTAtagtggaagaatatgcaacAATAGCCTATCGCTTAACTGATGAGCAGAAACGCTTGAAAGAAGCTGGAAATCTAGAACCTCTTCCACCACTGGTCATTGGTTCCAATAATGTTTTTGAAGTTGGCTGTGTTGTGGAAGCTCAGAAAATAGGCGATAAAAATGTATTCGAATGCAAAAGTTACGTCGGACCAGAAATTACTGTCGGCAATGGATGTATTGTGGGTGCGGCTGTTCGTTTAAAATGCAAGCAACAATTAGCGGAGAGCACAGTAATATATGGACGTGACTGTTCACAACGAGAGGCAATTGATAAATATGCA TATCAAACGCTACAAATCGATTTCCTTCGAAAAGTATTGCCGAATTACCATCATTTGCGCAAACCAAATCAAGATACCAAAAAGGCTCGCTCAGTGGTTTAA